The Mucilaginibacter mallensis genome has a segment encoding these proteins:
- a CDS encoding 3-oxoacyl-ACP synthase, with product MPDIKEELHKLCTTYVQKRMDEAEKAFKAAEQASNDDTKSSAGDKYETGRAMMQQEKDRNTTQLNEANKLIVALNRISAKGSSAIVETGSLIITNNGKFYIAISAGTLAVNGESYFAVSPASPIGIKLKGLKVGDGFELNGKGYRVIEVV from the coding sequence ATGCCTGATATAAAAGAGGAACTCCACAAACTATGCACGACCTACGTACAAAAACGTATGGATGAAGCTGAAAAAGCTTTTAAGGCTGCCGAACAGGCATCAAACGATGATACCAAAAGCAGCGCGGGCGATAAATACGAAACGGGCCGCGCCATGATGCAGCAGGAAAAGGATCGCAATACCACACAATTAAACGAAGCCAATAAACTGATAGTGGCCTTAAACCGGATCAGCGCCAAAGGCAGTTCGGCAATAGTAGAAACCGGGAGTTTGATTATTACCAATAATGGTAAATTCTATATAGCCATAAGCGCGGGGACACTGGCTGTTAATGGCGAAAGTTATTTTGCCGTTTCACCGGCTTCACCTATTGGGATAAAGTTAAAGGGGCTGAAAGTTGGGGATGGGTTTGAGTTGAATGGGAAGGGGTATAGGGTGATTGAGGTGGTGTAG
- a CDS encoding DUF1003 domain-containing protein, translating to MAKHVNWHQRHTDSLAFGQRLADSVATGMGSWRFIIIQTVIVIIWMGLNVVGFVYHWDAYPYILLNLLFSTQAAYAAPIIMMAQNRQNQRDRAQADEDFRTNVEAKKEIEQLQILLNKIEIDKLDKIITMLEQMDKK from the coding sequence ATGGCAAAGCACGTAAACTGGCATCAAAGACATACAGACTCATTAGCATTTGGACAACGACTGGCTGATTCTGTAGCTACCGGCATGGGGTCATGGCGATTCATTATCATCCAAACAGTTATTGTTATAATATGGATGGGGCTTAATGTTGTTGGGTTTGTGTATCACTGGGATGCTTACCCCTATATATTATTAAATCTGCTTTTCTCAACCCAGGCTGCTTATGCCGCACCTATCATCATGATGGCGCAAAATCGCCAAAATCAGCGTGACCGTGCCCAGGCCGATGAAGATTTCAGAACAAATGTTGAAGCCAAAAAAGAAATTGAGCAACTGCAAATTCTGCTAAATAAAATTGAAATAGATAAGCTGGATAAAATAATTACCATGCTTGAGCAAATGGACAAGAAGTAG
- a CDS encoding DUF4198 domain-containing protein, protein MKYTCTFLLFLFVISAFTASAQSSYLLPEKFYLQKGEKLELHLLQSEDFNKQSDLKYLPAKTAKFILLQGKKPVDLKPMAKDTGKVVLSYNSPEAGTTLIDLVSTTEANEMSRSKFLRGLDEDDPDKIADKVKSSNQLYYKEKFTTYMKTLFINEKDGGSAFTKPLGDDYEIVIQQNPYKFNYGDDLSALVLFKGKPAVAAEVDMFVKTADGNTFPQKLSSDASGLIYFKLSREGIYILRSKHFEISKDKSADFESWRTTYTFAFSSNNELPNTYREFGLGNKH, encoded by the coding sequence TTTCTGCATTTACTGCAAGCGCGCAAAGTTCTTACCTGCTGCCCGAAAAATTCTATCTGCAAAAAGGTGAAAAGCTCGAACTGCATTTACTGCAAAGCGAGGATTTTAACAAGCAGAGCGATCTTAAATATCTACCCGCAAAAACAGCCAAGTTTATTTTGTTGCAAGGCAAAAAACCGGTAGACCTTAAACCTATGGCCAAAGATACCGGCAAAGTAGTATTAAGCTATAATTCGCCTGAAGCTGGCACAACGCTTATTGACCTGGTAAGCACTACGGAAGCAAACGAAATGAGCCGCAGCAAGTTTTTAAGGGGACTTGATGAGGACGATCCGGATAAAATTGCCGACAAGGTAAAAAGCAGCAACCAGCTTTATTACAAAGAGAAGTTTACAACGTACATGAAAACGCTGTTTATTAATGAAAAAGATGGCGGCAGCGCTTTCACTAAACCACTTGGCGACGATTATGAGATAGTGATACAGCAAAACCCATACAAGTTCAATTATGGCGATGACCTGAGCGCATTGGTATTATTTAAAGGAAAACCTGCTGTAGCCGCCGAAGTAGATATGTTTGTAAAAACTGCCGATGGCAATACATTCCCGCAAAAACTATCAAGCGATGCCAGCGGACTGATCTATTTTAAACTGAGCCGCGAAGGTATTTACATATTACGCAGCAAGCATTTCGAAATATCAAAAGATAAATCAGCCGATTTTGAAAGCTGGCGTACTACCTACACGTTCGCATTCAGCAGTAACAACGAATTACCTAATACTTACAGGGAATTTGGATTGGGAAATAAACACTAG
- a CDS encoding alpha-amylase family glycosyl hydrolase produces MKKRALLIIAGLFLLTSFPVTGGSAKVTQPPSQKEEIIYHIFQRSFFDSDGDGHGDLIGIRQKLDYLQQLGVTAILLTPLYESVYYHNYFATDFYKIDPRYGTMQDYLRLIKELHRRGMKFYMDMETQYVASDHIWFRDSYKNPQSRYSDYIIYTDKENTKPLQIVAGISDFKGYDGVTRKLVMVNLDNKEVQAYNYQLFKFWMDPNHDGKFDDGVDGFRLDHMMDNLDNLNRLPHLFTTFWNPLLGKLRNINPKIKIVAEQANWASFGMDYLKDTKIDRVFAFRLAFAIRNFNKAELIKVVDSTLIQTPKGKQQIVFIENHDMPRFSDAVKADPGKLKVGCALNLLIGGIPSIYYGQELGMQGSRQNFGITDANDIPDRQAFEWYKSDTGRGMAYWYKNGPWWQHNNNDVPNDGISLEEEQNNPQSLWNFYRTMIRLRKNNPVLIGGAYKNLINNNDHVFSFLRYEWGKKVLVAVNLSGDKQDVVIAMQSAKQIKNLYGIQPVISENNLAVSLPAYGVAVWAVK; encoded by the coding sequence ATGAAAAAACGTGCGCTGCTTATTATCGCAGGGTTATTTTTGCTGACGTCATTTCCCGTGACCGGTGGTTCAGCTAAAGTAACCCAACCTCCATCGCAAAAAGAGGAGATCATCTATCATATTTTTCAGCGAAGCTTTTTTGATAGTGATGGTGATGGGCACGGTGACTTAATTGGCATCAGGCAAAAACTGGATTATCTGCAGCAGCTGGGGGTAACCGCTATACTTTTAACGCCACTGTATGAATCTGTTTATTACCATAATTATTTCGCTACCGATTTTTATAAGATCGACCCTCGTTATGGCACCATGCAGGATTATCTGCGACTGATAAAAGAACTGCACCGCCGGGGTATGAAGTTTTATATGGATATGGAAACCCAATATGTAGCCAGCGACCATATCTGGTTCAGGGATTCTTATAAAAATCCACAATCAAGATATAGTGATTATATTATTTATACCGATAAAGAAAATACCAAACCCTTACAGATTGTAGCAGGCATTAGCGATTTTAAAGGGTATGATGGCGTAACCCGTAAGCTGGTGATGGTAAACCTGGATAACAAGGAAGTGCAGGCCTACAATTACCAGCTCTTTAAATTTTGGATGGACCCCAATCACGATGGTAAGTTTGATGATGGCGTTGATGGTTTCAGGCTCGATCATATGATGGATAACCTTGATAATTTAAACCGCTTGCCACATTTGTTCACCACCTTTTGGAATCCCTTATTGGGTAAATTGCGCAATATAAACCCTAAAATTAAAATAGTTGCCGAGCAGGCCAACTGGGCATCATTCGGGATGGATTATTTAAAGGATACTAAAATCGACAGGGTGTTCGCCTTTCGCCTGGCATTTGCCATACGTAATTTTAATAAAGCTGAACTGATTAAGGTTGTCGATTCCACACTTATACAAACACCAAAAGGCAAACAGCAGATAGTATTTATTGAAAATCATGACATGCCCCGCTTTAGCGATGCGGTAAAAGCTGATCCAGGAAAGTTAAAGGTTGGCTGCGCCCTGAACCTGCTGATAGGCGGTATCCCATCCATTTATTACGGGCAGGAACTGGGCATGCAGGGTAGCAGGCAGAATTTTGGCATCACGGATGCCAACGATATCCCCGACAGGCAAGCCTTTGAGTGGTATAAATCGGACACCGGCAGGGGAATGGCCTATTGGTACAAAAACGGCCCCTGGTGGCAGCATAATAACAACGATGTGCCAAATGACGGCATTTCCTTAGAGGAAGAACAAAACAATCCGCAATCGCTCTGGAATTTTTATAGAACGATGATCCGCTTGCGGAAGAACAACCCGGTACTTATCGGCGGCGCCTATAAAAACCTGATAAATAATAACGACCATGTGTTTTCATTTTTGCGCTATGAATGGGGTAAGAAAGTGCTTGTAGCAGTAAATCTATCGGGGGATAAACAGGATGTGGTTATTGCTATGCAGAGTGCTAAGCAGATTAAAAATTTATACGGTATACAACCAGTTATCAGCGAAAATAATTTAGCCGTAAGTCTGCCTGCATATGGGGTTGCGGTTTGGGCAGTGAAGTAA
- a CDS encoding LutB/LldF family L-lactate oxidation iron-sulfur protein yields the protein MGVIAEEFLVAAEDKAFDVDHRRIINYNIGKYDAAVTRGLSRMINLDNAKRKGHVIKWKVMENLDKFLPEFEANFQKRGGKVIWANDAEEANREILNILNRAGAKTVVKSKSMVTEEIHLNEFLEGNHIESLETDLGEYIVQLLGQKPYHIVTPAMHLSKEDIAKLFNERFGTPIDATPEQLTQKARELLRDKYVQADAGITGANFLIADTGSIAISENEGNARLSTSFPKIHITVVGIEKIIPSLTDLDLFWPMLATHGTGQNLTVYNTILSGPRQANETDGPEEMYVILLDNGRTNLLAQKEQRQGLYCIRCGACLNACPVYKNIGGHTYNTEYSGPIGSIITPHMRGMEDFKHLSYASSLCGKCTEVCPVKIDIHKMLLLNRRDAVKDELVAKKEQWGWAIWRKGMLNRKLMDYFSGKTKNFFLKTLFKRTWGHLREMPTVAEKSFAKQWQEKNQGEQ from the coding sequence ATGGGAGTGATTGCTGAGGAGTTTCTGGTTGCCGCTGAGGATAAGGCATTTGATGTTGATCACCGCCGTATTATTAATTATAATATAGGCAAATATGATGCTGCCGTAACGCGCGGATTATCAAGGATGATTAATCTTGACAATGCCAAACGCAAGGGCCACGTGATCAAATGGAAAGTGATGGAGAACCTGGATAAGTTCCTGCCGGAGTTTGAGGCTAACTTTCAAAAACGCGGCGGCAAGGTTATCTGGGCCAATGATGCCGAAGAAGCCAATCGCGAAATACTTAATATCTTAAACAGGGCCGGTGCTAAAACTGTTGTAAAATCGAAATCAATGGTTACCGAAGAGATTCATTTAAATGAATTTTTGGAGGGGAACCACATTGAATCACTGGAAACCGATCTGGGCGAATACATAGTACAATTGCTGGGGCAAAAGCCTTACCATATTGTTACCCCGGCTATGCACTTATCCAAAGAGGATATTGCAAAGTTGTTTAATGAGCGTTTCGGTACACCAATAGATGCCACGCCGGAACAGCTCACCCAAAAAGCCCGCGAGTTGCTGCGCGATAAATATGTGCAGGCAGATGCAGGTATAACCGGCGCCAACTTCTTAATTGCCGATACCGGCAGCATTGCTATCAGCGAAAATGAAGGCAACGCGCGTTTAAGCACGTCTTTCCCTAAAATACATATCACCGTTGTTGGTATCGAGAAGATCATCCCCTCACTTACCGACCTCGACTTGTTTTGGCCGATGCTGGCTACACATGGCACAGGGCAAAATTTAACGGTTTACAATACTATATTGAGTGGTCCGCGCCAGGCAAATGAAACTGACGGCCCGGAGGAGATGTATGTGATCCTGCTGGATAATGGACGTACTAACCTGCTTGCACAAAAAGAGCAACGCCAGGGTTTATACTGCATACGCTGCGGCGCTTGCTTAAATGCCTGCCCGGTTTATAAAAATATTGGCGGCCATACTTATAATACGGAATATAGCGGACCTATCGGCTCTATTATAACGCCGCATATGCGTGGTATGGAAGATTTTAAACACCTGAGCTATGCCTCAAGCCTGTGCGGTAAATGTACCGAGGTTTGCCCGGTAAAGATCGATATACACAAAATGCTGCTCCTTAACCGCCGTGATGCGGTGAAAGATGAATTGGTAGCCAAAAAAGAACAATGGGGCTGGGCCATATGGCGAAAAGGGATGCTTAACCGTAAGTTGATGGATTACTTTAGCGGAAAGACGAAAAACTTTTTCCTGAAAACCCTCTTTAAACGTACCTGGGGCCACCTGCGTGAAATGCCAACAGTAGCCGAAAAGTCATTCGCCAAACAATGGCAGGAGAAGAACCAGGGGGAACAGTAG